A genome region from Sphingomonas anseongensis includes the following:
- a CDS encoding HGGxSTG domain-containing protein, with the protein MNAFTNDPIEPPNLANARRCGARTRSGRPCQSPAVRGKQRCRLHGGTNPGPPKGNRNAWKHGNRSAEAEAQLKIVRAADRDLRILSKVSQGLDLRPKEKGRLIQMQLEERTFRLRAKAMLMK; encoded by the coding sequence ATGAACGCTTTTACGAACGATCCCATAGAGCCGCCCAATCTGGCCAATGCGCGACGCTGTGGCGCCAGGACGAGGTCGGGCCGTCCATGTCAGTCTCCAGCAGTTAGAGGTAAGCAGCGTTGCCGGCTTCATGGGGGCACCAATCCTGGTCCGCCGAAGGGCAATCGGAATGCCTGGAAGCACGGTAATCGATCCGCAGAGGCGGAAGCGCAGTTGAAGATTGTTAGGGCGGCTGACCGCGACCTTCGGATACTGTCGAAGGTCAGTCAGGGCCTCGATCTGCGTCCCAAAGAAAAGGGCCGGCTGATCCAGATGCAGCTTGAAGAACGAACTTTCAGGTTGAGAGCCAAAGCCATGTTGATGAAGTGA
- a CDS encoding 3'-5' exonuclease yields the protein MYLAYDTETTDLPRPHLEPDHRAQPHLLQFAGILFDENGTELDRLFTMVRPGRDALLSTHAFAAHGISLEEAFHRGVEVSAVFRWFNSASKRSTCIVGHNVDFDLRIMAIVAARLGETGWSAPPNTFCTMAQSTALVNLPPTFRMMAAGRFHPKSPSLSECMRHFFGEEHSDAHDAEADVRACIRIFRHLTTERTAA from the coding sequence ATGTATCTCGCATATGACACAGAGACGACCGACCTCCCACGTCCGCATCTCGAACCTGACCATCGAGCTCAGCCACACCTGCTCCAGTTTGCTGGGATTCTGTTCGACGAAAATGGGACAGAACTCGACCGACTCTTCACGATGGTCCGGCCAGGACGTGATGCTCTGCTATCAACTCATGCCTTCGCAGCACACGGCATATCTTTGGAGGAAGCCTTCCACCGCGGAGTTGAAGTCTCCGCGGTATTCCGCTGGTTCAATTCCGCTTCGAAGCGATCGACGTGCATTGTGGGCCACAACGTCGACTTCGACCTGCGGATCATGGCTATTGTTGCAGCTAGGCTCGGAGAAACCGGATGGTCCGCACCGCCCAACACCTTTTGTACCATGGCTCAATCTACCGCGTTGGTGAACTTACCACCGACCTTTCGAATGATGGCTGCCGGTAGATTTCACCCGAAATCACCAAGCCTCTCTGAGTGTATGAGGCACTTCTTTGGCGAAGAGCACAGCGACGCTCACGATGCGGAAGCAGATGTCAGAGCCTGCATCAGGATTTTTCGACATCTGACCACTGAAAGAACGGCGGCCTGA
- a CDS encoding GNAT family N-acetyltransferase, with protein sequence MSDDAGKSSTLHVHRFAQVGKGDRLRLDPASTRNVFVVSAEDQSDLIRLTPAFEQSGEICVGSQRIAYRIAEVASASDLQSLQYLEQFHYKTAILSDEGTDEAPTATASVGGRKAILLLQFKVGISWHAAAYVDIQMPLLMVKPRHELFANAFRHPDRPVRWEQWDQHAMRENVNLIARIARVVVSPEYRGLGLARTMLEAAKTFCKTRWHIAGRRPLFLEIMAEMLHYIDFVSTSGFVRVGNTEGNVARVSRDLLSMKKGYGISSGIMSLQKKYLTQLQDFCKTTNRDFEEVVARLEEVLQTEDPSSHLSPEEWLAFRKVIRFPIPYYLCPLDDYAEQYLREHAPASPKLRRNRFKINSQAIAVTGIRVTSDLQISQSKPVRLIMDCFGLSADRIQQRIIGPLDVKASAGNIIFISGSSGSGKSLLLRALDHEGSYRSNHLKFQRSVSRTYSAGWLKCLPSEVCIFEYFAEKYSVSRSLSALSQVGLSEATAFIRPFDMLSKGQQYRAMLADLLLRDDEVWLLDEFCADLDPLTARVVAHNFRRHVMAAGRIAIVAAANHGHYLDALRPSKIIALRAGDAPRLVTYREYQDEFLAQAG encoded by the coding sequence GTGAGCGACGATGCTGGCAAGTCGTCCACGCTGCACGTCCACCGTTTCGCGCAGGTCGGCAAGGGGGACCGGCTTCGGCTCGACCCGGCTTCCACGAGGAATGTCTTCGTTGTGTCTGCCGAAGATCAATCGGATCTAATTCGGCTCACACCGGCTTTTGAGCAAAGTGGCGAGATCTGCGTCGGGTCTCAGCGGATAGCATACCGGATAGCTGAGGTTGCCTCGGCGTCCGATCTTCAATCGCTTCAGTACCTTGAGCAGTTCCACTACAAGACGGCCATCCTTTCAGACGAGGGCACTGACGAGGCACCTACCGCAACAGCGTCTGTTGGAGGTCGAAAGGCGATCCTGCTCTTGCAGTTCAAGGTAGGAATCAGCTGGCACGCCGCCGCATATGTCGACATCCAAATGCCACTGCTGATGGTGAAGCCGCGGCATGAGCTATTCGCGAACGCGTTTCGGCATCCGGATAGGCCCGTTCGCTGGGAGCAATGGGACCAGCACGCCATGCGCGAAAACGTGAACCTCATTGCTCGCATAGCTCGCGTGGTCGTGAGCCCGGAGTATCGCGGTCTCGGGCTAGCTCGAACTATGCTGGAGGCGGCGAAGACATTCTGCAAGACTAGATGGCATATCGCTGGCCGTCGGCCCTTGTTCTTGGAGATTATGGCCGAAATGCTCCACTACATAGACTTCGTGTCTACGAGTGGTTTCGTCCGGGTCGGCAATACTGAGGGAAATGTTGCCAGAGTATCCAGAGACCTCCTTTCAATGAAGAAAGGATACGGCATCAGCTCTGGAATTATGAGCTTGCAAAAGAAATACCTAACTCAACTTCAAGATTTCTGTAAGACTACGAACAGGGATTTCGAAGAAGTAGTGGCACGACTGGAAGAGGTCCTCCAGACAGAGGACCCCTCTTCTCACCTTTCGCCCGAGGAATGGCTCGCCTTCAGAAAGGTCATACGCTTCCCCATTCCATATTATTTGTGCCCGCTAGACGATTATGCAGAGCAGTATCTCCGTGAGCACGCTCCCGCGTCACCCAAGTTGAGGCGCAACAGGTTCAAGATCAACTCCCAGGCGATTGCGGTAACAGGAATTCGCGTCACATCAGATCTCCAGATTTCTCAATCGAAACCCGTTCGCCTCATCATGGACTGCTTCGGTCTTTCCGCCGACCGCATCCAGCAGCGCATTATCGGGCCGTTGGACGTCAAAGCGTCTGCGGGAAACATCATATTTATTTCTGGTTCGAGCGGCAGCGGCAAGAGTCTACTCCTCCGGGCTCTTGATCACGAGGGGAGCTACCGATCAAATCATCTGAAATTCCAGCGAAGCGTGTCGCGGACATACTCTGCTGGATGGCTGAAATGCCTTCCTTCGGAAGTTTGCATTTTCGAGTATTTCGCGGAGAAGTATTCGGTCTCTAGGTCCCTTAGCGCCTTGAGCCAGGTCGGCCTCTCCGAGGCTACGGCCTTTATTCGCCCTTTCGACATGTTGAGCAAAGGGCAGCAGTATAGGGCTATGCTCGCCGATCTCCTGTTACGCGACGATGAGGTTTGGCTTCTAGACGAATTTTGCGCCGATCTTGACCCACTCACCGCTCGCGTAGTCGCACACAATTTCCGGCGTCACGTGATGGCAGCTGGAAGAATTGCGATAGTCGCAGCAGCAAACCACGGGCATTATCTTGACGCGCTTCGTCCCTCGAAGATCATTGCGCTGCGAGCCGGTGATGCTCCTCGCTTAGTAACATACAGGGAGTACCAGGATGAGTTTCTCGCTCAAGCTGGCTGA
- a CDS encoding ATP-binding protein, translated as MSFSLKLADAFGKVVERSPFTALDPIVKINHVPKGNNVIFGRAKYEDRPSDVVYIGKVLENAAGKSYLGADAWMDVTFPHVIYITGTRGSGKSFDLGVLIEGISELQEKSPVQNDVTPITSILIDTQSQFWTLRYEPRGAVKENAQQLEELKRWNIKPNALKNCRIYIPPNTEPFLGDEIKFRLQPRYVTAEDWCSLLGQEVYGPQGHIVSETCESLSPANYSLNDMIAYISDASNWPGIAESSRNALVYKLTDYLRTGLFDPAGLDVRSLLTPGVANIFMLRDLRNEDKSLVTAIIARQLFLIMGQHHKELKVAHFFDKPFKGENLPTRVWLLIDEAHVVAPANLPSPAREALVEYVKRGRDAGLSLVLATQQPSAVDDRILSQVNISFNHRLTFQSDISAAINRVPTKTLAGMKMSGTTLTDFGDMIRLLEAGQCFLGDHASSRTVLVQIRPRVTSHGGYNPV; from the coding sequence ATGAGTTTCTCGCTCAAGCTGGCTGACGCGTTCGGCAAGGTGGTTGAGCGGAGCCCGTTCACTGCACTCGACCCTATAGTTAAGATCAACCACGTTCCGAAGGGCAACAATGTCATCTTTGGGCGCGCTAAGTATGAAGACCGCCCTTCGGATGTCGTCTATATTGGTAAGGTTCTCGAGAACGCGGCTGGCAAGAGCTACTTAGGCGCAGACGCGTGGATGGACGTCACCTTTCCACACGTGATTTACATTACCGGCACTCGAGGAAGTGGCAAGTCCTTCGACCTTGGAGTTCTGATCGAGGGGATCTCGGAGCTTCAGGAAAAAAGCCCCGTCCAGAACGACGTCACTCCGATCACCTCGATACTCATCGATACGCAAAGCCAGTTCTGGACATTGAGGTATGAGCCGCGAGGAGCGGTGAAAGAAAACGCCCAGCAGTTAGAAGAGCTCAAGCGCTGGAACATCAAGCCCAACGCCCTTAAGAATTGCCGAATCTATATCCCGCCGAACACCGAGCCTTTTCTCGGCGACGAGATCAAGTTCCGCTTACAGCCGAGGTATGTGACAGCGGAGGATTGGTGCAGTCTCCTAGGCCAGGAGGTCTATGGGCCACAGGGACACATTGTCTCCGAGACATGTGAATCGCTCTCGCCGGCGAACTACTCCTTGAATGACATGATCGCGTATATTTCGGATGCGTCGAACTGGCCGGGCATCGCAGAGTCATCACGAAACGCCCTGGTTTACAAACTAACAGACTACCTAAGGACGGGGCTGTTTGATCCCGCTGGATTGGACGTAAGGTCACTACTTACGCCGGGGGTCGCCAACATCTTCATGCTCAGGGACCTGCGAAATGAGGACAAGTCGCTCGTCACGGCCATCATCGCTCGCCAACTGTTTCTCATCATGGGCCAGCATCATAAGGAGCTCAAAGTCGCTCACTTTTTTGACAAGCCTTTTAAGGGTGAGAACCTCCCAACGAGAGTTTGGCTGTTGATCGACGAAGCGCACGTTGTAGCTCCTGCAAATCTCCCATCACCGGCCAGAGAAGCGCTCGTAGAGTATGTAAAACGGGGGCGTGACGCAGGGCTTTCGCTGGTGCTCGCAACACAGCAGCCATCGGCCGTTGACGACAGAATACTGAGCCAAGTGAATATCAGCTTCAATCATCGGCTGACCTTTCAAAGCGATATTAGTGCCGCAATCAATCGAGTGCCAACAAAGACGCTCGCCGGCATGAAGATGTCGGGAACCACACTAACCGATTTCGGAGATATGATTCGCCTGCTGGAGGCCGGGCAGTGCTTCCTTGGCGATCACGCAAGCAGTCGTACTGTTCTAGTTCAAATTCGACCGAGGGTGACGTCGCATGGTGGCTACAACCCAGTCTGA
- a CDS encoding phospholipase D-like domain-containing protein, giving the protein MPLYFCPEFVADLQNHGDANFAKRVLQKVVDGSELRPDSKDHRYEGFPGAWIRYVSRGNSAYRVIYIRRGSDVFLYRAGEHSVEDRLTQPGELVGLPVQGYTAPTAATTSEPDYWPNQLWAAAPRPQPSGSPFLKNFSVRYLKTALLSRRLVPHKRVTLISPYLSVELFEMSNIFGKMLFDLIGDGAEVALITKPPNPKEIGVFERLEQRNVQLHFHETLHAKIFLFEIDQRRTRAHDEPIAIVGSANLTQSGLAFAVRSNEEFCYELRGSEIREVKEFAAYLKLSCVDLQYIRLANARRRVT; this is encoded by the coding sequence ATGCCTCTGTATTTCTGTCCTGAGTTCGTTGCGGACTTGCAAAATCACGGCGATGCGAACTTTGCGAAGCGGGTACTGCAGAAAGTCGTGGATGGGTCTGAACTTCGCCCCGATAGCAAGGACCATCGCTATGAGGGATTCCCAGGAGCGTGGATTCGATATGTAAGTCGGGGCAACTCGGCGTATCGAGTAATCTATATACGGCGAGGCTCCGACGTTTTCCTCTATCGTGCAGGGGAACATTCCGTTGAGGACCGCCTTACGCAGCCAGGCGAGCTCGTCGGTTTGCCAGTTCAAGGTTACACAGCGCCCACGGCAGCAACCACGTCGGAGCCAGATTACTGGCCAAATCAGCTTTGGGCTGCCGCGCCACGGCCGCAGCCGAGTGGATCACCGTTCCTGAAGAACTTCTCCGTTCGCTATTTGAAGACGGCTCTTCTCTCGCGCAGACTCGTCCCGCACAAGCGCGTAACGTTAATCAGCCCTTATCTCTCAGTTGAGCTATTCGAAATGTCGAATATCTTCGGCAAGATGCTGTTCGATCTCATCGGGGATGGAGCAGAAGTCGCTCTGATAACAAAGCCCCCCAACCCCAAAGAGATCGGTGTTTTTGAACGACTCGAGCAGCGTAACGTGCAGCTTCATTTCCATGAAACGCTGCACGCGAAGATATTTTTATTCGAGATCGACCAGCGGCGGACAAGAGCACACGATGAACCTATTGCCATTGTCGGTTCGGCGAACCTCACACAGTCCGGATTGGCCTTTGCGGTCCGATCGAACGAGGAATTTTGCTACGAACTCCGCGGATCCGAGATAAGGGAGGTGAAGGAATTTGCCGCCTACCTCAAGCTGTCGTGCGTCGATCTCCAGTACATCAGATTAGCTAATGCCCGAAGGAGAGTTACATGA